The Rissa tridactyla isolate bRisTri1 chromosome 24, bRisTri1.patW.cur.20221130, whole genome shotgun sequence genome has a window encoding:
- the ATF1 gene encoding cyclic AMP-dependent transcription factor ATF-1 isoform X2 → MVPAAGNRRAEAVPERALCAGTLWWGFLGEASAGTLWSQTAHPEPPARARRVYDAAGAGFLRRRRARRRRLPPGAATGGARRASEMSLRGPAPLTVVQLPGEQVQVQGVIQTAQSSSVIHSPQVQTVQVSSLSESEDSQDSSDSIGSSQKARGILARRPSYRKILKDLSSEDTRDRKGDEESPGVSTVTSMSVPTPIYQTSTGQYIAIAANGLQLASPGTDGVQGLQALTMTNAGGTQPGTTILQYAQTSDGQQILVPSNQVVVQTASGDMQTYQIRTTPTTTSLPQTVVMTSPVTLTSQTSKTDDPQLKREIRLMKNREAARECRRKKKEYVKCLENRVAVLENQNKTLIEELKTLKDLYCHKSV, encoded by the exons ATGGTCCCCGCGGCTGGAAACCGCCGGGCGGAGGCGGTGCCAGAGCGGGCGCTCTGCGCGGGAACTCTATGGTGGGGATTTCTAGGCGAGGCCTCCGCCGGGACTCTATGGTCGCAGACCGCCCACCCCGAGCCTCCCGCGCGGGCCCGCCGTGTTTACGATGCCGCCGGCGCCGGTTTCCTGAGGCGGAgacgggcgcggcggcggcggctccccccaGGCGCGGCcaccggcggggcccggcgggcctCTGAG ATGTCGCTACGTGGTCCTGCCCCCCTGACGGTTGTCCAGCTTCCTGGAGAGCAAGTCCAGGTCCAGGGCGTCATCCAGACAGCTCAGTCCTCCTCCGTCATCCACTCGCCTCAGGTGCAGACGGTGCAG GTATCTTCTTTGTCTGAGAGTGAAGATTCTCAGGATTCATCAGACAGCATAGGCTCCTCACAGAAAGCCCGAGGCATTTTAGCTCGTCGTCCATCTTACCG aaaaatattgaaagatCTTTCTTCTGAAGATACACGCGATAGAAAAGGAGATGAGGAGAGTCCTGGTGTCTCCACTGTTACGTCCATGTCTGTTCCCACACCTATCTACCAGACGAGCACTGGACAGTACA ttgCCATTGCTGCAAACGGCTTACAGCTGGCCAGCCCGGGTACTGATGGCGTGCAGGGTCTGCAGGCGCTAACGATGACGAACGCGGGTGGCACTCAGCCTGGGACAACAATACTGCAGTACGCGCAGACGTCAGATGGGCAGCAGATCCTGGTACCCAGCAACCAGGTGGTGGTGCAGA CTGCATCGGGGGACATGCAGACGTACCAGATCCGCACCACGCCAACGACCACCTCCCTTCCCCAGACCGTGGTGATGACGTCTCCCGTCACTCTGACATCGCAGACAAGTAAGACAGATGATCCGCAGCTGAAACGAGAAATAAGGCTGATGAAGAACAG AGAAGCTGCTCGAGAATGCCgtagaaagaagaaagagtaTGTTAAATGTCTGGAAAATCGAGTCGCAGTCCTGGAAAATCAGAACAAAACTCTAATTGAAGAGCTAAAAACTTTGAAAGATCTTTACTGTCATAAAAGCGTGTaa
- the ATF1 gene encoding cyclic AMP-dependent transcription factor ATF-1 isoform X3: MFNTHRSSLNALGWSTHSPHLKASISTSPNPRYWRGGAGKLIMEEVHKSSSTSSVTPSQTSAVQGTTLQAAQLSHIAQQMSLRGPAPLTVVQLPGEQVQVQGVIQTAQSSSVIHSPQVQTVQVSSLSESEDSQDSSDSIGSSQKARGILARRPSYRKILKDLSSEDTRDRKGDEESPGVSTVTSMSVPTPIYQTSTGQYIAIAANGLQLASPGTDGVQGLQALTMTNAGGTQPGTTILQYAQTSDGQQILVPSNQVVVQTASGDMQTYQIRTTPTTTSLPQTVVMTSPVTLTSQTSKTDDPQLKREIRLMKNREAARECRRKKKEYVKCLENRVAVLENQNKTLIEELKTLKDLYCHKSV, encoded by the exons ATGTTTAACACTCACCGATCATCTCTTAATGCTCTCGGCTGGTCCACCCACTCACCCCACCTAAAAGCATCCATTTCTACATCACCGAATCCCCGATATTGGAGGGGGGGTGCTGGCAAG TTGATTATGGAAGAGGTGCACAAGAGCAGCAGTACCAGTTCAGTGACGCCCTCGCAAACCTCGGCCGTACAAGGTACAACACTACAGGCAGCTCAGCTCTCTCATATTGCTCAACAG ATGTCGCTACGTGGTCCTGCCCCCCTGACGGTTGTCCAGCTTCCTGGAGAGCAAGTCCAGGTCCAGGGCGTCATCCAGACAGCTCAGTCCTCCTCCGTCATCCACTCGCCTCAGGTGCAGACGGTGCAG GTATCTTCTTTGTCTGAGAGTGAAGATTCTCAGGATTCATCAGACAGCATAGGCTCCTCACAGAAAGCCCGAGGCATTTTAGCTCGTCGTCCATCTTACCG aaaaatattgaaagatCTTTCTTCTGAAGATACACGCGATAGAAAAGGAGATGAGGAGAGTCCTGGTGTCTCCACTGTTACGTCCATGTCTGTTCCCACACCTATCTACCAGACGAGCACTGGACAGTACA ttgCCATTGCTGCAAACGGCTTACAGCTGGCCAGCCCGGGTACTGATGGCGTGCAGGGTCTGCAGGCGCTAACGATGACGAACGCGGGTGGCACTCAGCCTGGGACAACAATACTGCAGTACGCGCAGACGTCAGATGGGCAGCAGATCCTGGTACCCAGCAACCAGGTGGTGGTGCAGA CTGCATCGGGGGACATGCAGACGTACCAGATCCGCACCACGCCAACGACCACCTCCCTTCCCCAGACCGTGGTGATGACGTCTCCCGTCACTCTGACATCGCAGACAAGTAAGACAGATGATCCGCAGCTGAAACGAGAAATAAGGCTGATGAAGAACAG AGAAGCTGCTCGAGAATGCCgtagaaagaagaaagagtaTGTTAAATGTCTGGAAAATCGAGTCGCAGTCCTGGAAAATCAGAACAAAACTCTAATTGAAGAGCTAAAAACTTTGAAAGATCTTTACTGTCATAAAAGCGTGTaa
- the ATF1 gene encoding cyclic AMP-dependent transcription factor ATF-1 isoform X1, producing MEEVHKSSSTSSVTPSQTSAVQGTTLQAAQLSHIAQQMSLRGPAPLTVVQLPGEQVQVQGVIQTAQSSSVIHSPQVQTVQVSSLSESEDSQDSSDSIGSSQKARGILARRPSYRKILKDLSSEDTRDRKGDEESPGVSTVTSMSVPTPIYQTSTGQYIAIAANGLQLASPGTDGVQGLQALTMTNAGGTQPGTTILQYAQTSDGQQILVPSNQVVVQTASGDMQTYQIRTTPTTTSLPQTVVMTSPVTLTSQTSKTDDPQLKREIRLMKNREAARECRRKKKEYVKCLENRVAVLENQNKTLIEELKTLKDLYCHKSV from the exons ATGGAAGAGGTGCACAAGAGCAGCAGTACCAGTTCAGTGACGCCCTCGCAAACCTCGGCCGTACAAGGTACAACACTACAGGCAGCTCAGCTCTCTCATATTGCTCAACAG ATGTCGCTACGTGGTCCTGCCCCCCTGACGGTTGTCCAGCTTCCTGGAGAGCAAGTCCAGGTCCAGGGCGTCATCCAGACAGCTCAGTCCTCCTCCGTCATCCACTCGCCTCAGGTGCAGACGGTGCAG GTATCTTCTTTGTCTGAGAGTGAAGATTCTCAGGATTCATCAGACAGCATAGGCTCCTCACAGAAAGCCCGAGGCATTTTAGCTCGTCGTCCATCTTACCG aaaaatattgaaagatCTTTCTTCTGAAGATACACGCGATAGAAAAGGAGATGAGGAGAGTCCTGGTGTCTCCACTGTTACGTCCATGTCTGTTCCCACACCTATCTACCAGACGAGCACTGGACAGTACA ttgCCATTGCTGCAAACGGCTTACAGCTGGCCAGCCCGGGTACTGATGGCGTGCAGGGTCTGCAGGCGCTAACGATGACGAACGCGGGTGGCACTCAGCCTGGGACAACAATACTGCAGTACGCGCAGACGTCAGATGGGCAGCAGATCCTGGTACCCAGCAACCAGGTGGTGGTGCAGA CTGCATCGGGGGACATGCAGACGTACCAGATCCGCACCACGCCAACGACCACCTCCCTTCCCCAGACCGTGGTGATGACGTCTCCCGTCACTCTGACATCGCAGACAAGTAAGACAGATGATCCGCAGCTGAAACGAGAAATAAGGCTGATGAAGAACAG AGAAGCTGCTCGAGAATGCCgtagaaagaagaaagagtaTGTTAAATGTCTGGAAAATCGAGTCGCAGTCCTGGAAAATCAGAACAAAACTCTAATTGAAGAGCTAAAAACTTTGAAAGATCTTTACTGTCATAAAAGCGTGTaa
- the ATF1 gene encoding cyclic AMP-dependent transcription factor ATF-1 isoform X4 — MSLRGPAPLTVVQLPGEQVQVQGVIQTAQSSSVIHSPQVQTVQVSSLSESEDSQDSSDSIGSSQKARGILARRPSYRKILKDLSSEDTRDRKGDEESPGVSTVTSMSVPTPIYQTSTGQYIAIAANGLQLASPGTDGVQGLQALTMTNAGGTQPGTTILQYAQTSDGQQILVPSNQVVVQTASGDMQTYQIRTTPTTTSLPQTVVMTSPVTLTSQTSKTDDPQLKREIRLMKNREAARECRRKKKEYVKCLENRVAVLENQNKTLIEELKTLKDLYCHKSV; from the exons ATGTCGCTACGTGGTCCTGCCCCCCTGACGGTTGTCCAGCTTCCTGGAGAGCAAGTCCAGGTCCAGGGCGTCATCCAGACAGCTCAGTCCTCCTCCGTCATCCACTCGCCTCAGGTGCAGACGGTGCAG GTATCTTCTTTGTCTGAGAGTGAAGATTCTCAGGATTCATCAGACAGCATAGGCTCCTCACAGAAAGCCCGAGGCATTTTAGCTCGTCGTCCATCTTACCG aaaaatattgaaagatCTTTCTTCTGAAGATACACGCGATAGAAAAGGAGATGAGGAGAGTCCTGGTGTCTCCACTGTTACGTCCATGTCTGTTCCCACACCTATCTACCAGACGAGCACTGGACAGTACA ttgCCATTGCTGCAAACGGCTTACAGCTGGCCAGCCCGGGTACTGATGGCGTGCAGGGTCTGCAGGCGCTAACGATGACGAACGCGGGTGGCACTCAGCCTGGGACAACAATACTGCAGTACGCGCAGACGTCAGATGGGCAGCAGATCCTGGTACCCAGCAACCAGGTGGTGGTGCAGA CTGCATCGGGGGACATGCAGACGTACCAGATCCGCACCACGCCAACGACCACCTCCCTTCCCCAGACCGTGGTGATGACGTCTCCCGTCACTCTGACATCGCAGACAAGTAAGACAGATGATCCGCAGCTGAAACGAGAAATAAGGCTGATGAAGAACAG AGAAGCTGCTCGAGAATGCCgtagaaagaagaaagagtaTGTTAAATGTCTGGAAAATCGAGTCGCAGTCCTGGAAAATCAGAACAAAACTCTAATTGAAGAGCTAAAAACTTTGAAAGATCTTTACTGTCATAAAAGCGTGTaa